Proteins encoded together in one Nocardioides marinisabuli window:
- a CDS encoding PP2C family protein-serine/threonine phosphatase, with translation MDAAFDHSRPGPARAGLDRLRLMWRRGRVRRFRAVGLLCLLASLLVLGVALVPAIFPITSLMVPLLLGSLVLNPRQLPWFVAWIVVLATTTLVLQQEVSTRIVAVAVIEALMVAIVLVTARRRSSLGVAGNTGESMFVDLRDRLLNQGGIPSLPPGWLVESALRSASGTPFAGDFLVATVLDDDTRLEVVVVDVSGKGDAAGTRALLLSGAFGGMLGSLAPQDFLRAANDYLMRQGWEEGFATAVHLSLDLRTGRFAVCSAGHPPAVQRHSGSGRWAVLPSAGPVLGLVDEAEFEVAEGVLGPGDAVILYTDGMVERPRRDIEMGLDRMLGQAETLLRGSFVGSAERLVSSLGSPDDDRAMVVVHRR, from the coding sequence ATGGACGCGGCGTTCGACCACTCCCGCCCCGGGCCGGCCAGGGCCGGTCTCGACCGGCTGCGCCTGATGTGGCGTCGCGGTCGCGTCCGCCGGTTCCGCGCGGTCGGGCTGCTGTGCCTGCTGGCCTCGCTGCTGGTGCTGGGCGTCGCGCTGGTGCCGGCGATCTTCCCCATCACCTCGCTGATGGTGCCGCTCCTGCTGGGCAGCCTGGTGCTCAACCCCCGTCAGCTGCCGTGGTTCGTGGCGTGGATCGTGGTGCTGGCGACGACCACCCTGGTGCTCCAGCAGGAGGTGTCGACCCGGATCGTCGCGGTGGCGGTCATCGAGGCCCTGATGGTCGCGATCGTGCTGGTGACCGCGCGGCGGCGCTCGAGCCTCGGCGTGGCGGGCAACACGGGGGAGTCGATGTTCGTCGACCTGCGCGACCGGCTGCTCAACCAGGGCGGCATCCCGTCGCTGCCGCCGGGCTGGCTGGTCGAGTCGGCCCTGCGCTCGGCGTCGGGCACTCCCTTCGCCGGCGACTTCCTGGTCGCCACCGTGCTCGACGACGACACCCGGCTCGAGGTGGTGGTCGTCGACGTGTCGGGCAAGGGGGACGCGGCCGGCACGCGTGCGCTGCTGCTCTCGGGCGCCTTCGGCGGGATGCTCGGGTCGCTGGCGCCCCAGGACTTCCTCCGCGCCGCCAACGACTACCTGATGCGCCAGGGCTGGGAGGAGGGCTTCGCGACCGCGGTGCACCTCTCGCTCGACCTGCGCACCGGGCGCTTCGCGGTGTGCAGCGCCGGCCACCCGCCGGCCGTGCAGCGGCACTCGGGCTCGGGCCGCTGGGCGGTGCTGCCCAGCGCCGGTCCGGTCCTCGGGCTGGTCGACGAGGCCGAGTTCGAGGTCGCCGAGGGGGTCCTGGGCCCCGGCGACGCCGTGATCCTCTACACCGACGGCATGGTCGAGCGGCCCCGCCGCGACATCGAGATGGGCCTCGACCGGATGCTCGGGCAGGCCGAGACGCTGCTGCGCGGCAGCTTCGTGGGCTCGGCCGAGCGGCTGGTCTCCTCGCTGGGTTCCCCCGACGACGACCGCGCCATGGTGGTCGTGCACCGGCGCTGA